A region of Patescibacteria group bacterium DNA encodes the following proteins:
- a CDS encoding cysteine synthase family protein, which translates to MQYHDNILSIIGNTPLVKINFESRAAIYAKLEYLNPGGSIKDRSALAMIEDAERQGMLRPNGTIIEASSGNQGIALAMIGAIKKYRVIITVSEKASAEKKNTILAYGAELVVCPAVERYDDPQGCWAVAKRLAHETPGSFMPDQHFNFTNVEAHYRSTGPEVWRQTGGRLTHFFAAAGTAGTISGTGKYLKKKNPKVKVFGVDAAHSYFSTKGNPKPYQIEGMGIDHDTPILNLEVIDKMIPITDKQALRMLKVMAKKFGLLMGPSSGAVAYAVRQYARKLAKDDLAVFIIADSGRAYLTKNYYSN; encoded by the coding sequence ATGCAATACCATGACAACATCCTCTCAATAATAGGCAACACTCCCCTTGTAAAAATCAATTTTGAGAGCCGTGCGGCAATATACGCAAAGCTCGAATATCTCAATCCTGGCGGAAGCATCAAGGACAGGAGCGCTCTTGCGATGATTGAGGACGCCGAAAGGCAAGGAATGTTGCGGCCAAACGGAACGATTATTGAAGCATCCTCGGGCAACCAGGGAATCGCACTCGCCATGATCGGCGCGATAAAAAAATACCGCGTCATCATCACGGTCTCTGAAAAAGCAAGCGCGGAAAAGAAAAACACCATCCTTGCCTATGGCGCAGAATTAGTGGTGTGCCCCGCCGTAGAGCGCTACGACGACCCTCAAGGCTGTTGGGCTGTGGCAAAAAGACTTGCGCACGAAACCCCGGGCTCATTTATGCCTGACCAGCATTTTAACTTTACTAATGTTGAAGCGCATTATCGCTCCACCGGCCCGGAAGTATGGCGGCAGACAGGAGGCAGACTTACCCATTTTTTTGCGGCAGCAGGCACTGCCGGCACGATCTCCGGTACCGGAAAATATCTTAAAAAGAAAAACCCGAAAGTTAAAGTGTTCGGGGTGGATGCGGCGCACTCATATTTTTCTACCAAAGGAAATCCGAAACCCTACCAAATCGAGGGTATGGGAATAGACCATGATACGCCAATCCTTAACCTTGAAGTGATAGATAAAATGATACCGATAACTGATAAGCAGGCGCTTCGCATGCTGAAAGTGATGGCGAAAAAATTCGGGCTTCTCATGGGTCCCTCGAGCGGCGCAGTCGCGTATGCCGTACGGCAATATGCGCGAAAGCTCGCCAAGGATGATCTCGCCGTATTTATCATCGCTGATTCAGGACGCGCATATCTTACAAAGAATTACTATTCGAATTAA